The following coding sequences lie in one Saccopteryx bilineata isolate mSacBil1 chromosome 5, mSacBil1_pri_phased_curated, whole genome shotgun sequence genomic window:
- the COMMD3 gene encoding COMM domain-containing protein 3 isoform X2, translating to MELSEYVQKGFQMLADPGSFDSNAFTLLLRAAFQSLLDAQADEAVLDHPDLKHIDPVVLKHCHSATAAYILEAGKQRADKSTLSIGRSLPHITDVSWRLEYQIKTSQLHKMYRPAYLVTLNVENTDSPSHPEISFSCNMEQLQDLVGKLKDASKSLERATQL from the exons ATGGAACTCTCGGAGTATGTGCAGAAAGGCTTCCAGATGCTGGCGGATCCTGGCTCCTTTGACTCCAACGCTTTCACGCTTCTCCTCCGGGCGGCTTTCCAGAGCCTGCTTGACGCCCAGGCGGACGAGGCCGTGTTAG atcaCCCAGACTTGAAACATATCGACCCAGTGGTTTTAAAACATTGTCATTCAGCAACTGCAGCTTACATACTGGAAGCAGGAAAGCAACGAGCTGACAAATCAACTCTAAG TATAGGCAGATCTCTTCCTCATATAACTGATGTTTCTTGGCGTTTGGAATATCAGATAAAG ACCAGTCAACTTCATAAGATGTACAGACCTGCATATTTGGTGACCTTAAATGTAGAG aaCACTGATTCTCCATCCCACCCAGAGATTAGTTTTAGTTGCAACATGGAACAATTACAG GATTTAGTGGGGAAACTTAAAGATGCTTCGAAAAGCCTGGAAAGAGCAACTCAGTTGTAA
- the COMMD3 gene encoding COMM domain-containing protein 3 isoform X1 translates to MELSEYVQKGFQMLADPGSFDSNAFTLLLRAAFQSLLDAQADEAVLDHPDLKHIDPVVLKHCHSATAAYILEAGKQRADKSTLSTYLEDCKFDRERIERFCTEYQNNKDSLEILLGSIGRSLPHITDVSWRLEYQIKTSQLHKMYRPAYLVTLNVENTDSPSHPEISFSCNMEQLQDLVGKLKDASKSLERATQL, encoded by the exons ATGGAACTCTCGGAGTATGTGCAGAAAGGCTTCCAGATGCTGGCGGATCCTGGCTCCTTTGACTCCAACGCTTTCACGCTTCTCCTCCGGGCGGCTTTCCAGAGCCTGCTTGACGCCCAGGCGGACGAGGCCGTGTTAG atcaCCCAGACTTGAAACATATCGACCCAGTGGTTTTAAAACATTGTCATTCAGCAACTGCAGCTTACATACTGGAAGCAGGAAAGCAACGAGCTGACAAATCAACTCTAAG caCTTATCTAGAAGACTGTAAATTTGATAGAGAGCGAATAGAACGGTTTTGCACGGAGTATCAG AATAATAAGGATTCCCTAGAAATCCTACTGGGAAG TATAGGCAGATCTCTTCCTCATATAACTGATGTTTCTTGGCGTTTGGAATATCAGATAAAG ACCAGTCAACTTCATAAGATGTACAGACCTGCATATTTGGTGACCTTAAATGTAGAG aaCACTGATTCTCCATCCCACCCAGAGATTAGTTTTAGTTGCAACATGGAACAATTACAG GATTTAGTGGGGAAACTTAAAGATGCTTCGAAAAGCCTGGAAAGAGCAACTCAGTTGTAA